From the genome of Verrucomicrobiia bacterium, one region includes:
- a CDS encoding NUDIX domain-containing protein — translation MKLPYKAATLLYCFNEADDTLLLERAHEPNRGFWSPCGGKLRLDEGESPYVCAAREAHEELGIKFLPTDFHLTGLISEHGYQGQTHWLMFLFELKPKLQQLPAPMQEGRFQFFKRTALDGLRIPQTDRERIWPWFWQHRGGFFAAHCHCHPDGRNDWTLEDSRPR, via the coding sequence GTGAAACTGCCATACAAGGCCGCCACGCTGCTCTACTGTTTCAACGAGGCCGACGACACGCTCCTGCTCGAACGCGCGCACGAACCCAACCGCGGCTTCTGGAGTCCCTGCGGCGGTAAGCTACGCCTGGATGAAGGCGAATCACCCTACGTGTGTGCCGCACGCGAAGCGCATGAGGAACTCGGCATCAAATTTCTGCCCACCGACTTTCATCTCACCGGGCTGATCAGCGAACACGGTTATCAGGGGCAAACGCACTGGCTCATGTTTTTGTTTGAGCTGAAACCGAAACTGCAACAACTGCCCGCGCCAATGCAGGAAGGACGCTTTCAGTTTTTCAAACGCACGGCGCTGGACGGATTGCGCATCCCGCAAACGGATCGCGAACGGATCTGGCCGTGGTTCTGGCAACATCGCGGCGGTTTCTTTGCCGCGCATTGTCACTGTCATCCGGACGGTCGCAACGACTGGACCTTGGAAGACAGCCGGCCTCGTTGA